In the Rhododendron vialii isolate Sample 1 chromosome 2a, ASM3025357v1 genome, gaagtaATCATGCCGCATATCTTATCCACCTCTATATCCACCAGCCAAACAACCCGTAATTGGAAGAAAATTTGGTAAGGGAGGGAGATGTCCTCATGACCGGAAACTTTCATAGcagatgaaggaaaaaatgcaAGCCAGGAGTGTTAATTTCAAAAATCGTAACACCGTAAAAGTAGTTAATGATTTTCTCGATATTTTATAGATGTAAAATTGTGaaatgtaaaaatcatttttcctcaTGTACTTTGTTAAATTGtgaaatgtaaaaataatttttcctctttGAATCCAATTTTTGGTGGAAAGGCAATTCCCGAAAAGAAAACCTATTTGCAAACAATGACTGCATGATTTGTGGATAATCATCAGTTGTTATTGGCTCGGGCTCCATAAACCTACACAAATTaaatgttaaatttttatgtgatttgaTGGAAGCTCATcactaggggtgtgcaaaaaacccaaaaaaagggtAAGCCGGATTGAATCGAACCAAATTGTGCCTTTTGGATTGGTCCCACTACTGTTTGATGGGTAGGTTTTGGTTCTAAAAAATTAGGAACTGGTACATACGGATTGGTCGATTTTTATATAAGATCACGGTTCGAACCGAACTGGAGCTGAATTATTATGGCTATATACATgctaaataaaaacaaaatgtgtcgtacatctatattataaaacaaatcgGTTTTTTACTAAAATGTCTATTCATACAAATAGAGAACCCTCTACAACCGTTCGATCATACttcctattaactttgtagCAGTCAGATCGAATGAATATTTCCTAATTTATAAATCTATGGTAATGTAAATGTTTTCCAAACTTCCAAATTATAAATTGACCTATTGCTAGCATTAAAGATGATTTCCTTTTAAGTTCTACACATTTTTCTGATATGGGAGAAGACTAAACATATCTCCTTccttttgatttaattttgtttccttttccaaaacctAAATTCAGTGCTAATTGTACATGCAAGTATATCCTACCTATCCTATATGACTACCTAAATACGAGTaagttttaattaaattttactGACCAAAGAAATGCCATAATTGATTTCATGATTTGGGCATCTATATTATAGAAAGAGTACGTAATAAGGAAATTTTGATATGATCATATTATATATGATTTGACCAGAGTATTTCGATATGACCATATTACTCAAAGCATTCCTCTCTCTATCATGTGTGGTTCTCGACTTGACCATAGTATTTAACTTATCTCTTGCACAATTTGCATTCAATTCTTCGTCTAGATGAAACGAATGAGACCTCCTAGTTTGGTGCCATTTGCTTATCTCCTGCTTCTTGGGTTGTAACATAATTCTTTTGTAAGTGCATGTAGTTGGACACTTTTCATGAATGAAAATAAGTTTTcctttgataaaaagaaaaaaatacatacatggGTTGTGTTGAGATGTATTCACATCACtttccaaaagcaaaaaaagggCTACTGTTGCATATTATATACATGAGAaagttggaaaatatttttcaagtaagTAGGAGATCCAAAGACatgatcggaaaaaaaaaatgaaagaataagGTCCAAGGCAATAGAGTTGGTTGGAAGCACGGGAGGCTAGAAATGGGGAGATTCGGCTCTATAAGAGATTCAAAACCCGGTTCCTTGTTGTCTGAACATTGAACTGCCGGCTTGATACTCAAAAATAGGTTTTTCCATAACGCGTATAGAATGTAAACATCTAAATCGGGGACAAATAATCATAGGTATCTATTTTATTAGTGCAGGCAAACCCTAGGGGCTATATATCACGGGAACAATAGGGATATTTTCTTCGTGCCTGAACGCTCTTAGTTGGCGAGGTGGTCAACAACAGGGAAAATCATTCATTTAATATGTGTAAAGAATGCGTTGTTTTGTGCCTTTAGGCACTGGCAAACCCTAGTACTTGAAGAATATGTTCCAGTAGCCAATTTGCTTTCCCCACCACAATCCTTTCCACTTCCCATGGAGAGTGAAGCACTTCCATGTTCAACTTCCCACCAAAACCCTTCCACCTTCTCTCTTccccaaaacaacaaaaatctactttaattctctctctctctctctctctctctctctctctctctctctctctcatgctacTATTGAATTTTTGATCTAAAGGTTCTGCTGGGAAGACTTATTGATGCCGCTGAAAATTGTTTTGATTGTACTGATGGAATGTATTTTGAtgttatttctttgttttttttatcctttatgAATTATTCTCTTTCAAGACTTTTTGTGGGCTGTTAATTGCTGGATTGAGGTCATGTTTCATAGTTTCAGACTTTTTCCATGTCCTATTTCCTTATGTTGGTTTATGTAATCACTTTGATGAACCATTTCAATGGTGATAGTCTATGATATGAAAGTCTGAAATATTTTGTACTACTAATTTTGGTTCAAGACTTGAAGTATGGATGAAGTTGTGAGTTATATTTTTATGAGCAATTTTGCGACTCCATTTGCAGTTTCATATTTTGCAGAGATGTTTGGAATTTTGGATACTAATAGGATaataaaaccgaaaccaaactaAACCGGACAAAATTGCGGCTTGATTATGGATAGATTCTATGTGTACTGAAAAATTTTCATTGTAATCTAAACATTAAACTGACAACAGGTGAAATAGCACAAGCAAATGTTCGGGGACTCTAATAGCAAATTGGATAGAATATTATGATGGAATTATTTGAATCTTGATATTGATGGAATGAGATTATAGGAATGATGATAGGAACAATCAAATGAATAGACTAAAAGGGTAAATTAGGTGTGATGTAAAGTAAAAACttttaaaatacaaaagaatTGACTATTTTAGGTTTACAAGTATCCAGCCTAGGGGAAAATTTTCTCCTTTATTTTAACTTCATTCGAATAAGATTCCAATTGGGAGTATTTATTGTTTAGGTTAGAATCATtatctttttcttatttaatttgattttgatttcctATTTTATTAGAATTCTTGCTCTACAAGAATTAGGGATTTATTTTAGgaaactttcttttctttaatgccaattgttttggcatgaatttatttccttttagattttttaaggattttatcagttttttattttattttattttcttcttcataAATCATAATTTCTTGATTAggagttttttttaatgttttttatcccctaaactatACATGTTTTGTCTACTTTGTCTTTAAACTATTAAATTCATCCATCAACTTCCTGATTACAACCCATTTGGTCTAGTCATTAACGACATCCAATTTTTTGGTCAGAAAATTGGCGCTTAttacctttttggtccccaatatacTACTAGCAAACTACCAATTTGGTCTCCGATTAAGACATTTGTCCAAATTTCACCATTCATCACgcgtttatttcaaaattttcaagttttgaaattaatattttatcaTCTAGTGCGCATTTACTTCAAACCTTTTAAGAaatgaacataattttttactttttggattctTCTCCTCgaacaaaccaataatccataaaaataatgcaaaaactaacaaatgcgaaaaaattagaataatggCAAAAATATAATCCAAATAACTTACTGAGCCAAACCTATGGTTGATTTGACCTACAAAAACcacttagttttttttgtctttattttaaaaaaatcatttgttaattttcagtcaaatttttgtgaattatttgtTTATCTGATGAAgggaaacagaaaaataaaattttatgtacaaactcaaaatttattgaataaaaataacaatatgcAAAGAAGgcagatttttttgaataattcacaaaaatttgacacgaaactaacaaatgcaaagttttttttgaataaacacaATAAAACAAGCCAAGCGTGTAACGCCCCAACTTTTTGGGAACATTATTTATAACTATTTTATTCAAACATAaacatttaataaataaaagtagaaTAATAAGTCATTACATCCCAAATTATTCTCAAATCAAGTTTACATTTATTCAAGGATAGGGAGGGGTACTATGGGAAATTTCTACTCTTCAGGGTGACCGTCTTCCTCAGCGATATTCTGCTCAGCTCCATACTGCTCCAGATTATAGTACGTCTCATGTTCATCTTCTAAGTCTGACATAAAATGCCAGAgccacaaaagtaacaccatgagctattAAGCTTAGtagctaactcctacccctatgtcccatactttatcaaaaataatatctATTTTACAAGGCATCAAACATAACTTTAACAAATCAATAAATAGAGATATCATACAAATAAAAGTGTCGAGTTCAGAATAGTGTATCGTACTCTGTCAAAACGTCAATTTCATTTAttatcaattctttcttttagCACTGGTTCCGTTTACTCCCTCTTTCAGAATGACGGTCGACTATGCATTTACAAActctggttccgccgttccggtcttccAGGTTTACTCACACATTTCCAAACactggttccgccgttccggtcttccaggtttacacacgcacacccaAACTctggttctgccgttccggtctcccaggtTTACACATGTCAAAATTCTCTTTTGCTCTTTTCGTTTTCGAATATCgttttctcggttctcgtgtttCGTACACATGCATCATTTTTTCGCgaacacattattctttcaaggCTTGCTAAAATCATGTAAgagaataataataaataaataaataagtccTACTTTAATGCTTTTCAAAAGTTAACATGGCACATAGTACACTGGCAATATTCCTAGCATTTGTCGATTTCTatgtctctctttctttctttctttttctttttcttttcatctcaACAGTAAGTTAATTTGTCATGCAAAAACAATTAAGTACTAATTCATTAATCAAGTCCTAAGCATGCCTTTTAATATTAACCACAAACGTAACAGTAGGCTAGTGACTTCTTTTTCCATgacttccctttttttttatataaagaTTATTGAGAGCTAACTTTTCACATCAACACTAATACAACAGTAACGAACAACAAAAATTTAATCATAATTAACTAACATTTCTGGATTTTCCAGTAAGCATACTAgtagtgttttatttttttattttttttacatgcgTCCATTGGTAAAGCTTCGTTTCGgcattttaacaaaaattataTTGGTGATATACTTAGGTAAGTAGATAGGAggtttctaccttacttcttggcagtAGCGGTTTGACTACGATAGCGTTGGATCGGGTCGCAAACGGTACGTCTCCGTTAAGCCTTAGTTTGACTGGACACTTAGCTTTTCCctcttaggaaaaaaaaaaatgaaaggtaaaCGAAAAAGAAATAGATTAATTGAAAGAGTGGGTCTaagctctctctccctttttctaTTCCTCACAGtagttttctttccaaaagaggaaaaatctGAAGAAGGTTGGTGGTCCTccaaatggaaagaaaggagGGGGTATTTATATGGGTTagccttctctctcctccctctcatccggtccttctctctctctctctctctctggactaCTAGACTCAATGGGCTAGAAGTTTGGATGATAAGCTATGTATatacactactacaataaaccataaagatcacagctattagtcgtgattgtaagtttttcatcACACTCCTGCTATCGTGATGgatttgggtgtgattgtaagtcactctcttttatcacggtttataaccgtgattgaaagagataaataatcacggccaaaaggtgtgatcgtttctcttttatcacagttataaaccgtgattgtttctcttgggtGTGATCATTTATCTTTTCTGGatgtgattgtatgtcactttagatcacggtttataaccatGATTGAAAGtaatcacggttataaaccgtgattgaaagagattaacaatcacggccaaaaggtgtgatcgtttctcttttatcacagttataaaccgtgattgtttctcttgagCGTGATCATTTATcttttctgggtgtgattgtatgtcactttagatcacggtttataaccgtgattgaaagttcaaaatgatcacaccaccataaactgagatgaaaaaccattgcgcgtgatcttttctttatatcactagaccatcttttcttgtcattgtcaAGTTTCAAACTCATGCACCCTTAATTGATTTCTCATgcccttaccactaagctagccaagaacttctgttatattaggaaaacaaaaatatttatacttacttcctaaattgagaaaactttttctttttcttaaaatttgttgaattttttgaaatgcaattaatatgatattaaaatatataaaaatacatatataaatattgtttaaaaaattttaaaaatatgacaatagatcttttgccaatcaaaattagttgttgatCACCAAAAGATTTTATTGGGgtgaaaaatttagttttagctagtaaatttagtagacaatagTGTTTTTTATTGTAGTGTGtgctttgtatttttatgaaaattatcacaacctaTAAATTGTAACATTATAGGCAaactttagaattttttttttttataaactaaccatttcatacggattttgtgtttatattgaatttcaatttcaatggtagtttctcaattggattttaatctttttcaaataaggttaagccataataatataattatttttttacctaatgtgtcaaacaTATACTTGGAATACatccgaaataactaaatttcactactacaataaaccataaagatcacggcTCGCCCACGTGAAAATCGAACACTAGTGGAACAGTCTGCCCGTCATCGAAGAAACAACTGGACACTGATGGAACCCAATTGTGggatttgccttctctctctctctctcaatctttttgggtgtgaagatgaagatgaaacataaagattttttgggatgagtgtaattagagtttatcttcttaccttttgtgaaaaagaaaaaaataacttttcaaagttcgTAAACGACATCGCTTTtttcacataacttttcaaagtctaCCTAAATGAGTACCAGCCCGTCCACGTGAAAATTCAGACTGCGCGTCTAAAtaggtaggctttttatctcgccgcaagagtgagatcatttatctcacttttttctgcgctaaagttttttatcacgctacaagaGTGAGgtcatttcttttttatctcgccacaagagcgagatcttttatctcattcttttccgccctaaattcttttatcacgccacaaaggtgaggttttttctcttttttatcacgccacaaggatgaggtcttttctcttttatctcgccacaagagcgagatcttatatctcattttttttcgccctaaaatcttttatcacgccacaagggtgagattgtttttcttttatctcaccgCAAGAGTGAGGTCTTTTATTCCGCactaaaacccactttttatctcagctttggacttaaactgagataaaaaaatttaagcaccactttttatcacgctttcactgaaaaccgtgatctttgtgaatttctttagtgtgacgcatatctattattgtagtagtgatatatatatatatatatatatatatatatatatatatatatatatatatatatatagggtgaCATATGCTATTAGTTATGATTGATGAGAGGTTTAGATAAGAACCCACTTCTCCCTGTCTCCCCTCTTCCGCAgtataactctctctctctctctacgccacacacacaccccctcactctctcaaattttaaaaaaaaaaatctttttagcTTGCAAAGCTACTTTATACAGGGGTTGATGTGTTGGCgcaagtaaaaagaaaatctgaTGATGGCAGTTTATCTCTTCCaccctctcctctctcggcaAATCTCTCTGCCAATCCTGACCAAGCTAGTCTCAATAGATTGTCTAGGGTGATGATGGTGCAGGAGTAAAATCCGGTGGAAATCCTATCTCAccctccctctcttttctcGACAGTAACTTTCTCCCTCTTTctaatttgatttgatgggACAGAGATAAGATGTGTAAGAGAGGTGGTGAGTGATGAAGTGATATGATAGGTTCTTTGGATAGAAATCTCATTCTCGGCTTCCTCTCTCCATATATGCGTACGTAAATTTATTAAGACCTTAAAATCTAATTTTACTAAATTaagatttatttaataaaatcgacacacaaaaaaaaaatagtaaaaaaaaagtacaatcgagtaaaagaaattttattaaaattataattttattgaaaaaaaaattagggtcgttacaaagCGATTTATGTAGGCCAAATCAACCGTAGCCCTGGCTTAATAAGTTATTTGAATtataattttgtctttattttgatttttttgcatttattagttttgacatttttttattaGCTATTGGTCCGTTTCGagaagaagaatctaaaaagtaattttttttgttaaattcttAAAAAGTTTGATGTAAACGGGCATTGGATGGTAAATAACTatgttcaaaatttaaaaaaattgaaataaatgtGCACTAGATGATAAAATTTGGACAAATGTCTAGATTGGTGACCAAATTGATAGTTTGCTAATATTTTGGGGGACAGGTGTTGTTCTGGTTtatccccttaaaaaataagtatttatttgtaatttttaaacttaaaaataatagttttactaaaattaaaaaatatacaatatggatcttatttgatcgaaccctgcaaaaaaaattgaaaaatcattttcgaaagtccattatttttaaatttgaaaatacgTTCTTATTTGAAAAGGTAAAACGGGGCCTAAAAAGTAATAAGCCCAATTTTTCGTCCAAAAAATTAGATGACATTAACTATTAGACCAAATGGGTTGCAATCAAGAAGTTAAGGTATGATGAAGTTAAGGTATCAAGAAGTTAATGTgacacaatataattgatttggaggaaacaaatgtttacaccgacggtgtaaagaaATTAATCTCATATAATTTAGGAAAAGGATTTGAAATCTACACTCTAAATGTTTTTTCGAGCGCAGAAATTTcccttttaaaaataaaaacataaaaaactaCTTTTGTTCCTACGGAAACTAGGGTTTCTCTTTTCCTTGTGCGCCAAGGAGAGATTCGTGGAAGTCAATTAAAGCCCGTGTTTGTCCCTAGAGAGAtatttactttgtttggttgaagtTTTAGGAAGTTAAttttgagagttgagtggtACTGAGTGGAGtaaaatagaaagagaaatttattaaaaattatggAGAGAATAAAAATTACTCTCAAAATGATGAACAAAGCGGAAGTGGAGTGAATATTCTTCTTCCGCCATGAAGCCAGTGTTCGTCCCTAGAAGTACAAGGcagagaaaggaagaagaattCGCAACCCGGgccgaagaagaacgggacGACCACCGTGATTCCAAGAGGAGGACGATGCGGCGGCGGAACCACGGAGAACGGGATCAGAAGGATGGGGAGCGGAGAGAACGGGTGGAGGAGAAGCTTGTGGCGGAGCGACATAAATCACAAACAGAACACCACCACCTCCAAAAAGCCATGCCGCCCATCaaagagcagcagcagcagattATTATTCCACCGAAGAAACGGGTCATGGCGAAGCCAGGCCGCTTCTCTTTCGATTGGGATAACACCGACGACACCTCCTCCCGTGTCGACCACCTTGAGGAGGCTCCCCTCCTCTTCGGACGGGGTTATCTGGCAGGCATCGACCGCCCTGagcagaggaagaggaagaagctCTTTGATTTTGATCTCCGCCACTGGTCCGAGAAGAAGGTGGAAGAGATGAAGGAAAGGGACTGGAGAATCTTCAGAGAGGATTTCAACATATCCTACAAGGGAGGAGGATCCAAGATTCCTAGGCCCATGCGGAGTTGGGACGAGAGCGGGCTGACTCCTCAGCTGTTGAGGGCTGTGGAGAGGGCGGGATACCACAACCCCACCCCCATCCAGATTGCAGCCATCCCGCTCGGCCTCCAACAGCGGGATGTCATCGGTATTGCCCAAACTGGTTCAGGTAAAACCGCTGCCTTCATTCTCCCCATGTTGAATTACATTGTTGCGAGTAGAGGGTTTATGAAAAACACGAGGGAATTAGAGAACGATGAGGCGGAGGCGGAGGAAGGGCCTTATGCTGTGGTGATGGTCCCCACTCGAGAACTTGCCCAGCAGATTGAGGACGAGACCATAAAGTTGTCCCATTATCTGAGCGGCATCAA is a window encoding:
- the LOC131316107 gene encoding DEAD-box ATP-dependent RNA helicase 21-like, whose translation is MKPVFVPRSTRQRKEEEFATRAEEERDDHRDSKRRTMRRRNHGERDQKDGERRERVEEKLVAERHKSQTEHHHLQKAMPPIKEQQQQIIIPPKKRVMAKPGRFSFDWDNTDDTSSRVDHLEEAPLLFGRGYLAGIDRPEQRKRKKLFDFDLRHWSEKKVEEMKERDWRIFREDFNISYKGGGSKIPRPMRSWDESGLTPQLLRAVERAGYHNPTPIQIAAIPLGLQQRDVIGIAQTGSGKTAAFILPMLNYIVASRGFMKNTRELENDEAEAEEGPYAVVMVPTRELAQQIEDETIKLSHYLSGIKVVSIVGGQSIEEQGFRIRQGCDVVIATPGRLIDCLHRRYIVLNRCNYVVLDESDRMTDEGFEPQIAGVLDAMPSTNLKPKNQDEELDEKKIYRTTYMFSATMPPAVERLARKYLRNPVVVTVGSAGNLITQHVIMMNSSEKLHLLEKLLDQLGGDKTAIVFVNTKRCADTLSRALDKAGYRLTTFHGDKSQEQRELSLEGFRAKRNNVLVATDVAGRGIDIPDVAHVINYDMPDKIEKYTHRIGRTGRAGKTGVATTFLTLHDADVFYDLRQMLIQSKSPVPSELARHKASKFKPGTNYS